In a genomic window of Oncorhynchus keta strain PuntledgeMale-10-30-2019 chromosome 28, Oket_V2, whole genome shotgun sequence:
- the LOC118361782 gene encoding transmembrane protein 14C-like isoform X1 yields MLSAMWRKTSLPVGSLAARHCYDTHYEAALKDTPKGARMTDWVGYGYAALIASGGVMGYVKARSVPSLAAGLLFGSLAGVGAYQISQDPTNIWVSLVTSGALAGVMGKRFYGSRKMMPAGMMAAASLLMVGKLGVGMLLQKPQES; encoded by the exons ATGCTGTCTGCCATGTGGAGAAAAACTTCACTTCCCGTGGGGTCTTTGGCAGCGCGTCATTGTTACGATACGCACTACGAAGCAGCGTTGAAGGATACGCCAAAAGGAGCAAG AATGACTGATTGGGTTGGATATGGGTATGCAGCACTCATTGCATCCGGAGGAGTGATGGGCTATGTCAAAGCAC GCAGTGTCCCCTCCTTGGCGGCAGGTCTCCTCTTCGGCAGCTTAGCTGGAGTTGGTGCCTACCAGATATCACAAGATCCTACAAATATTTGGGTGTCTCTAG TCACATCAGGAGCCCTGGCAGGTGTGATGGGAAAGAGATTCTATGGTTCCAGGAAGATGATGCCTGCTGGAATGATGGCAGCAGCAAG TCTACTTATGGTGGGGAAGCTGGGTGTTGGAATGCTGCTGCAGAAGCCCCAGGAGTCATAA
- the LOC118361782 gene encoding transmembrane protein 14C-like isoform X2: MTDWVGYGYAALIASGGVMGYVKARSVPSLAAGLLFGSLAGVGAYQISQDPTNIWVSLVTSGALAGVMGKRFYGSRKMMPAGMMAAASLLMVGKLGVGMLLQKPQES; the protein is encoded by the exons ATGACTGATTGGGTTGGATATGGGTATGCAGCACTCATTGCATCCGGAGGAGTGATGGGCTATGTCAAAGCAC GCAGTGTCCCCTCCTTGGCGGCAGGTCTCCTCTTCGGCAGCTTAGCTGGAGTTGGTGCCTACCAGATATCACAAGATCCTACAAATATTTGGGTGTCTCTAG TCACATCAGGAGCCCTGGCAGGTGTGATGGGAAAGAGATTCTATGGTTCCAGGAAGATGATGCCTGCTGGAATGATGGCAGCAGCAAG TCTACTTATGGTGGGGAAGCTGGGTGTTGGAATGCTGCTGCAGAAGCCCCAGGAGTCATAA